One genomic window of Candidatus Pseudobacter hemicellulosilyticus includes the following:
- a CDS encoding DMT family transporter — translation MAILKRFQLPPIPAILLAILSVQGGAAIAKYLFPFIGPAGTASVRSGFSAIILLLLFRPRLSGLTRDQWKAVIPYGLSLGAMNLVFYYALERIPLGLAVTLEFVGPLLLAVSGSRRILDLLWVLLAGAGIALIAPWKGSTAIDPLGMFLALLAGGFWALYIVMGGRASRMLPGGEGVATGMIFATLITLPFGFLTGGLTQLTGSMLVPAISLAILSSALPFTLELTALRHLSARTFSILMSLEPAVATLCGMLFLREHLSLVQWLAVALVVIASGGATLSAKRARPAES, via the coding sequence ATGGCCATTTTAAAACGATTTCAGCTTCCTCCCATCCCCGCCATCCTGTTGGCCATCCTAAGCGTACAGGGAGGCGCCGCTATTGCTAAGTATCTTTTCCCGTTCATTGGACCGGCAGGCACCGCCTCCGTACGGAGTGGTTTCTCCGCTATTATTCTATTGTTACTGTTCCGTCCCAGGCTCAGTGGGCTCACCCGCGATCAATGGAAGGCGGTGATCCCTTACGGCCTTTCCCTTGGCGCTATGAACCTGGTCTTCTATTATGCCCTGGAAAGGATTCCCCTGGGGCTGGCTGTCACCCTTGAATTTGTTGGCCCGCTCCTGCTGGCAGTTTCCGGTTCGCGCAGGATTCTGGATCTTTTATGGGTGTTACTAGCCGGCGCTGGTATTGCCTTGATTGCTCCCTGGAAAGGCAGTACCGCCATTGATCCCTTGGGTATGTTCCTGGCGCTGCTGGCCGGCGGCTTCTGGGCCCTCTATATTGTTATGGGCGGCAGGGCGTCACGCATGCTGCCCGGAGGCGAAGGTGTGGCCACCGGCATGATCTTCGCCACGTTGATCACACTGCCTTTTGGTTTTCTTACAGGCGGGCTCACCCAGCTTACTGGCTCCATGCTGGTACCGGCTATCTCACTGGCCATTCTCTCCAGCGCCCTGCCCTTTACGCTGGAACTGACAGCACTGCGTCACCTCTCGGCCCGAACCTTCAGTATCCTCATGAGCCTGGAGCCTGCTGTAGCCACCCTCTGCGGGATGCTTTTCCTGAGGGAACACCTAAGCCTGGTTCAATGGCTGGCCGTAGCACTGGTAGTGATTGCCAGCGGCGGCGCCACCCTTTCTGCTAAACGGGCCAGGCCGGCCGAAAGCTAA
- the cas1 gene encoding type II CRISPR-associated endonuclease Cas1, whose protein sequence is MIKRTLYFGNPAYLKTLNEQLVLELPDTGETKSIPIEDIGICILDHQQITVTQALLAKLLANNTAVITCDHTHHPTGLLLNLDGNSLQSQHFQSQLAASVPLKKQLWQQTIIAKIQNQAALLAIQREESKLLLNYAGSVKSGDSENHEAKAAAYYWKRIFPDFLEFRRERYGPPPNNLLNYGYAIVRALVARNLVSSGLLPTFGIHHRNQYNAYCLADDIMEPYRPYVDQVVCRIIRGNGRFLEMTPLMKKELLSIPAMDVHIDGNKSPLINAVQRTTASLAKCFEGKQRKLLYPELQ, encoded by the coding sequence GTGATCAAACGAACATTATACTTTGGAAATCCAGCCTATCTTAAAACACTGAATGAGCAGTTGGTGCTGGAGCTTCCTGACACAGGTGAAACCAAATCTATCCCTATTGAAGACATAGGGATCTGTATTCTGGATCACCAGCAAATAACAGTTACGCAAGCATTATTAGCCAAACTATTGGCCAATAATACGGCTGTCATTACCTGCGATCACACCCACCACCCTACGGGTTTATTACTGAACCTGGATGGAAATAGTTTGCAAAGCCAGCATTTTCAGTCGCAGTTAGCAGCTTCTGTACCCCTGAAAAAACAGCTCTGGCAGCAAACTATAATTGCCAAGATCCAAAACCAGGCCGCGTTATTAGCTATACAGCGGGAAGAGAGCAAACTACTGCTGAACTATGCCGGATCGGTCAAAAGCGGGGATAGCGAAAATCATGAGGCGAAGGCAGCAGCCTATTATTGGAAAAGGATTTTCCCTGATTTCCTGGAATTCAGAAGGGAGCGTTATGGTCCACCACCCAACAACCTGCTGAATTATGGCTATGCTATTGTCCGGGCACTGGTGGCCAGGAACCTGGTGTCATCTGGCCTGTTGCCTACTTTCGGGATCCACCACCGTAACCAGTACAATGCCTATTGCCTGGCGGATGATATTATGGAGCCCTATCGGCCATATGTCGATCAGGTAGTTTGCCGGATCATCAGGGGAAACGGTCGTTTTCTGGAGATGACGCCATTGATGAAAAAAGAGCTGTTATCCATTCCGGCTATGGATGTTCATATTGATGGCAATAAAAGTCCGCTAATAAACGCTGTACAGCGGACAACGGCCAGTCTTGCCAAATGCTTCGAAGGCAAGCAGCGGAAGCTTCTGTATCCAGAATTACAATGA
- a CDS encoding helix-turn-helix transcriptional regulator, whose translation MAKLKLNRIKALLVEKNRTSKQLAEHLGKTETTVSRWCTNDVQPSLETLYEIAKYLKVDIRDLIVPGKG comes from the coding sequence GTGGCTAAACTAAAATTGAATAGAATAAAAGCGTTGTTGGTTGAGAAGAACCGAACAAGTAAGCAATTGGCAGAACATCTGGGCAAAACAGAAACTACCGTATCGCGCTGGTGTACCAATGATGTGCAACCTTCTTTGGAAACTCTTTACGAGATTGCTAAATACCTTAAAGTGGATATTCGTGACCTTATTGTGCCCGGTAAAGGATAG
- a CDS encoding SulP family inorganic anion transporter yields the protein MKRTLKYYKIMWLRHDLAAGLSVFLVALPLCLGIALASGAPLYAGLLSGIIGGLVVALVSGSPLAVSGPAAGLSTLVAATIVTLGDYKLFLLTVVVAGLFQLLLGILKWGAVANYFPSSVIKGMLAAIGIMLMVKQVPLALGYDQPDFWRSGFLELFTSTNVTGNLVTLQHHITPGAILIFGVSLAVLIVWQLPWAKKLRIVPASLVVVLIGIGMNLLFREGATALSLTSKQLVDIPANLFANIQFPDLKQLFSGLTIWKNGIIIGLLATLETLLCIEAIDKLDRHNRITPVNRELVAQGAGNMLCGLLGAIPLTAVVVRGSANVNAGARTRMSAITHGAFLLLAVVLIPFVLNLIPYASLAAILMITGYNLTRPALFSALWRLGWKQFLPFVITVVIILATDLLMGVSVGLLLSIYFIIQNNFRVEYRIIKTHQQGLEMQVIKLNSNVTFLNKVKLKKALDEVPPYSVLTIDGNDCNFIDYDILEIISEFELKAHDRHIELRLEGIEKVRVMAGH from the coding sequence ATGAAAAGAACGCTCAAGTATTACAAGATCATGTGGCTCCGGCATGATCTTGCAGCCGGACTCTCTGTATTCCTCGTGGCTCTACCTCTTTGTTTAGGCATAGCATTGGCATCTGGTGCTCCATTATATGCCGGACTCTTATCGGGCATTATTGGTGGTTTGGTAGTGGCGTTAGTCAGTGGTTCCCCGTTAGCAGTATCGGGACCAGCAGCTGGACTAAGTACCCTGGTGGCTGCCACTATTGTCACCCTGGGTGATTATAAGCTATTCCTCCTGACAGTGGTGGTAGCCGGATTATTCCAGCTGCTGTTAGGTATATTGAAGTGGGGGGCCGTAGCCAATTACTTCCCATCCTCTGTGATCAAAGGTATGTTGGCGGCTATAGGGATCATGCTGATGGTCAAGCAGGTGCCGCTGGCGTTGGGCTATGATCAGCCTGATTTCTGGCGCAGTGGCTTTCTTGAATTGTTTACTTCAACCAATGTTACCGGTAACCTGGTGACTTTGCAGCACCATATCACACCTGGCGCAATATTGATCTTCGGGGTATCGCTGGCTGTCCTGATAGTATGGCAATTGCCCTGGGCTAAAAAATTGAGGATAGTCCCTGCATCCCTGGTGGTTGTGTTGATAGGTATTGGCATGAATCTGTTATTCCGTGAAGGGGCGACTGCTTTATCGCTTACCTCAAAACAGCTGGTGGATATTCCGGCCAACCTGTTTGCGAATATCCAGTTCCCGGACCTGAAGCAATTGTTTTCCGGCTTAACTATATGGAAGAATGGTATTATCATCGGGTTACTGGCTACGCTGGAAACATTATTATGTATTGAGGCGATAGACAAGCTGGATCGTCATAACCGCATCACCCCTGTGAACAGGGAACTGGTGGCGCAGGGAGCGGGTAATATGCTTTGCGGATTATTAGGCGCCATTCCCCTGACAGCAGTGGTGGTACGGGGATCGGCCAATGTCAATGCCGGGGCGCGTACCCGGATGTCGGCCATCACCCATGGTGCTTTCCTCCTCCTGGCGGTGGTGCTGATCCCATTTGTGCTCAACCTGATTCCTTATGCGTCCCTGGCAGCTATCCTGATGATAACAGGGTACAACCTTACCCGTCCGGCTTTGTTCAGCGCCTTATGGCGACTGGGCTGGAAACAGTTCCTGCCTTTTGTGATCACGGTAGTGATCATCCTGGCTACGGATTTGCTGATGGGGGTGAGTGTTGGTTTATTGCTGTCCATCTATTTCATTATCCAGAATAACTTCCGGGTAGAATACCGCATAATAAAGACGCACCAGCAAGGGCTGGAGATGCAGGTGATCAAGCTGAACAGCAATGTCACTTTCCTTAATAAGGTAAAACTCAAAAAAGCCCTGGATGAAGTGCCTCCGTATAGTGTACTGACCATTGACGGGAACGACTGCAATTTTATCGACTACGATATCCTGGAGATCATCAGCGAGTTTGAGCTGAAAGCCCATGATCGCCATATAGAGCTTCGGTTAGAGGGGATTGAAAAGGTCAGGGTGATGGCGGGGCATTAA
- the cas2 gene encoding CRISPR-associated endonuclease Cas2 encodes MWLLVFFDLPTDTKKDRKNYALFRKRIQADGFQMFQFSIYLRHCSSKENAEVHLNRVRSILPPKGHVGIMCITDKQFSMMEIFRGKEPMAAPETIQQLELF; translated from the coding sequence ATGTGGCTTTTAGTATTTTTTGACCTGCCTACTGACACCAAAAAGGACAGGAAGAACTATGCCTTGTTCCGTAAAAGGATCCAGGCAGACGGCTTCCAGATGTTCCAGTTCAGTATATACCTGCGCCACTGCAGCAGTAAGGAAAACGCCGAGGTTCATCTAAACCGGGTCAGGAGCATATTGCCTCCCAAGGGCCATGTGGGCATAATGTGTATTACAGACAAGCAGTTTAGCATGATGGAGATTTTCCGGGGCAAAGAACCAATGGCGGCACCTGAAACTATTCAGCAATTGGAGCTATTTTGA
- a CDS encoding HNH endonuclease domain-containing protein, whose protein sequence is MIKNILGLDLGTNSIGWALIEINPEDGSSSIQGAGSRIIPMTQDVLGKFDSGQKISQTAERTRLRTARRLRERYLLRRERLHRVLNILGFLPEHYAVKIDFEKRLGQFLPETEPKLAYSFNTESGKSAFLFQSSFEEMMAEFAQYQPQLLEAGKKIPYDWTIYYLRRKALTQKIEKAELAWLLLQFNQKRGYNQLRGEEEEETPANKRVEFHSLRVVDVTDSDDRKKDETWYNVHLENGWIYRRPSKVPLDWTGKTKEFIVTTELNDDGTVKTDKDGKEKRSFRSPAADDWTLVKKRTEHEIELSGKTVGEYIYCSLLQNPAQKIKGKLVRTIERKFYKDELKRILEKQLSLHAELQDKQLYQQCLDELYEHNEAHQLSIGNKDFVHLFLNDILFYQRPLKSKKSLISNCKFESKPYVVNGVLQREPVKCIARSHPLFQEFRVWKFLQSLRIYQKEKIVNGKLETDVDVTTSFLPTAEDQVQLFDWLNERKEIDQKTFLKYPGFKLKKNVIDYRWNFPEEKTYPCNETRALLESRLSKVPGVPADFLSPDNTESLWHILYSVEDKTDIIKALKTFAAKKELPEEFVEQFRKFPSFKKEYGAYSAKAIKKLLPLMRLGKNWSADKIHPQTRERIEKLLTGEFDEKIRDRVREKALTLTHIDHFQGLPEWLASYIVYDRHSEDAGADKWKTAAEIRLLPQHSLRNPIVEQLINESLQVVRDIWNEYGQGKEGFFDEIHVELGREMKNTLAEREKISKQMAENENTNLRIKALLIEMLNDPAFENVRPYSPMQQDILRIYEEGALNAQDGNIPEEILKISKLAQPTNAELSRYKLWLEQKYRSPYTGNMIPLSKLFTPAYEIEHIIPQSRYFDNSFSNKVICETAINRLKENATAFEFILKKGGTIVELGMGQTCQVFKKENYELFIKDNYGKMRGKMKKLLMEDIPESFIQRQLNDSRYISREVKTLLSNIVREEGEQESTAKRVIMSNGSITAKLKQDWGLNDVWNDIITPRFERLNELTKSNNYGEWTNKEGKRVFQIQMPLELQRGFNKKRIDHRHHALDAIIVACTTRDHINFLNNENALEKGSKEEKEKKRYDLRYKLCDKKYNDARKENYKWQFKKPWDDFTVDCKEILAGIIVSFKQNQRVINKSVNHIQQWQKDQDGNILKKRIKQSKGDSWAIRQSMHKDTVSGLVKLKLVKTVPLSSALDNWEMIVDKSFKKHIQQLVKEGATKKSLVSLFKNEGASWEGKDISRLDIYYWDIDKEGKGNNAASRVSMNEKFDTAMIRCITDTGIQQIMLRHLEKYNEIKDDKVIEHPAIAFSPDGIDEMNKNIQELNNGKPHQPIYKVRTFEVRGNKFQVGSTGNKTKKYVEAAKGTNLFFAIYQDDKGNRVYESIPLNIVIERQKQDLPSVPEIDGNGNKLLMFLSPNDLVYVPSSEQSDQTASLNIDPDQVANMQVYKMVSSSGSQCFFVRHDIATPIVNKFEYSPGNKMERSIEGAMIKEVCTKIKVDRLGKITQSHIINNAHNRYKVNNV, encoded by the coding sequence ATGATCAAAAATATTTTAGGCCTTGATCTGGGTACTAATTCAATCGGCTGGGCATTGATTGAGATCAATCCTGAAGATGGGTCGAGCAGCATTCAAGGGGCAGGAAGCCGTATAATCCCCATGACCCAGGATGTCCTGGGAAAATTCGACAGTGGCCAGAAAATTTCCCAGACAGCTGAGCGCACCAGGCTCAGAACCGCACGCCGGTTAAGAGAAAGATACCTGCTGCGCAGGGAAAGACTGCACAGGGTACTGAACATCCTCGGCTTTCTCCCTGAACACTATGCAGTAAAAATAGATTTTGAGAAAAGGCTGGGCCAATTCCTCCCGGAAACAGAGCCCAAACTGGCTTATTCATTCAATACAGAATCAGGAAAGTCCGCCTTCCTGTTTCAGTCCTCTTTTGAAGAAATGATGGCTGAGTTTGCCCAATACCAACCACAACTGCTGGAAGCAGGGAAAAAGATCCCTTACGACTGGACCATTTACTATCTCCGCCGGAAAGCGCTGACTCAAAAAATTGAGAAAGCAGAACTGGCCTGGCTCCTGCTCCAATTCAACCAGAAACGTGGCTACAACCAGCTTCGCGGCGAGGAAGAAGAAGAAACCCCAGCCAACAAACGTGTAGAATTCCATTCACTCAGGGTTGTTGACGTTACCGACAGCGACGACAGGAAAAAAGACGAAACCTGGTATAATGTACATCTCGAAAATGGCTGGATCTACAGGCGGCCCAGTAAAGTCCCACTGGACTGGACTGGCAAAACAAAAGAGTTTATCGTCACTACAGAACTGAACGACGACGGCACCGTAAAAACAGACAAAGACGGAAAAGAAAAGCGTTCTTTCCGCAGTCCTGCAGCAGACGACTGGACCCTGGTTAAAAAGCGTACAGAACACGAAATTGAGCTAAGCGGCAAAACAGTGGGAGAATATATTTACTGTTCTTTGTTGCAGAACCCTGCACAAAAGATAAAGGGCAAGCTGGTTCGTACCATTGAAAGGAAATTCTATAAAGATGAACTTAAACGCATTCTTGAAAAGCAACTATCCCTACACGCTGAACTGCAGGATAAGCAGCTCTACCAGCAATGCCTGGATGAATTATATGAGCACAATGAAGCTCACCAGTTGAGTATTGGCAATAAGGATTTCGTCCATTTATTCCTGAATGATATCCTATTTTATCAGCGGCCCTTAAAAAGCAAGAAATCCCTTATCAGCAATTGCAAATTTGAGAGCAAACCATATGTCGTAAATGGGGTCCTGCAGCGCGAGCCTGTAAAATGTATTGCCCGCTCCCACCCTCTGTTCCAGGAATTCAGGGTATGGAAATTTCTCCAAAGCCTCCGGATCTACCAAAAAGAAAAGATAGTCAACGGCAAACTGGAAACGGATGTCGATGTCACTACCTCATTTCTGCCTACAGCAGAGGACCAGGTACAGCTTTTTGACTGGCTCAATGAACGCAAAGAAATTGATCAAAAGACATTTTTAAAATATCCCGGGTTTAAGCTGAAGAAAAATGTTATTGATTACCGCTGGAATTTCCCGGAAGAAAAGACATACCCCTGCAATGAAACCAGAGCTTTATTGGAAAGCAGGCTATCAAAAGTTCCTGGTGTGCCTGCCGACTTCCTTTCCCCTGACAATACAGAATCGCTCTGGCATATTTTATACTCCGTAGAGGATAAAACGGACATCATAAAGGCCCTGAAGACCTTTGCCGCCAAAAAAGAATTACCGGAAGAGTTTGTTGAACAATTCAGGAAGTTCCCTTCTTTCAAGAAAGAATATGGCGCTTATTCCGCCAAAGCGATCAAGAAACTGCTTCCTTTGATGCGACTGGGAAAAAACTGGTCAGCTGACAAGATCCATCCACAAACCAGAGAACGCATTGAAAAGCTCCTTACCGGTGAGTTTGATGAAAAAATAAGAGACCGTGTCCGGGAAAAGGCGCTTACCCTCACACATATTGATCATTTCCAGGGATTGCCCGAATGGTTGGCGTCTTATATCGTTTATGATCGACATTCGGAGGATGCCGGTGCTGATAAATGGAAAACGGCTGCTGAAATTCGATTATTGCCGCAACATAGTTTACGCAATCCAATTGTGGAGCAACTGATCAATGAATCATTACAGGTTGTCCGCGATATCTGGAACGAATATGGCCAGGGAAAAGAAGGATTTTTTGATGAGATCCATGTTGAATTAGGCCGGGAAATGAAAAACACTTTGGCAGAGCGAGAGAAAATCAGCAAGCAAATGGCAGAGAATGAAAACACAAACCTTCGCATTAAAGCCTTACTGATAGAAATGCTGAATGATCCGGCATTTGAGAATGTACGTCCCTACTCACCTATGCAGCAGGATATTCTCAGGATCTATGAAGAAGGGGCATTGAATGCTCAGGACGGTAATATTCCCGAGGAAATTCTTAAAATATCCAAACTTGCTCAACCGACCAATGCTGAATTGAGCAGGTACAAGTTATGGCTGGAACAGAAATACCGGTCTCCTTATACAGGCAATATGATCCCGCTCAGCAAGCTGTTTACCCCGGCATATGAGATAGAGCATATTATCCCACAATCCAGGTATTTCGACAATTCTTTCAGCAATAAGGTCATTTGCGAGACGGCCATTAACCGGCTGAAAGAAAATGCCACCGCCTTCGAATTCATTCTGAAAAAAGGCGGAACGATAGTAGAATTAGGCATGGGCCAGACCTGTCAGGTTTTCAAGAAAGAAAACTATGAGTTATTCATAAAGGATAACTATGGAAAGATGCGTGGCAAGATGAAGAAATTACTGATGGAAGATATTCCCGAATCCTTTATACAACGGCAGTTGAATGATAGCAGGTACATTAGCCGGGAGGTCAAGACCCTTCTGAGCAACATTGTCCGGGAGGAGGGAGAACAGGAAAGCACCGCCAAAAGAGTAATCATGAGCAATGGCTCGATAACTGCTAAACTCAAACAGGATTGGGGATTGAACGACGTCTGGAATGACATAATTACTCCACGTTTTGAACGCCTGAACGAGCTCACTAAAAGCAATAACTATGGTGAATGGACCAATAAAGAGGGTAAAAGAGTGTTCCAGATCCAGATGCCGCTTGAACTGCAACGGGGATTTAACAAAAAACGTATTGACCATCGCCATCATGCCCTGGATGCCATCATTGTGGCCTGTACAACAAGAGATCATATCAACTTCCTGAACAACGAAAATGCCCTTGAAAAGGGTTCCAAAGAAGAAAAGGAGAAAAAGAGGTACGACTTACGCTACAAACTTTGTGATAAAAAATACAACGATGCGCGTAAGGAAAACTACAAATGGCAATTCAAAAAGCCATGGGATGACTTTACTGTAGATTGTAAGGAAATACTCGCCGGTATAATTGTAAGCTTTAAGCAAAATCAGCGGGTCATCAATAAGTCAGTTAATCATATCCAGCAATGGCAAAAAGACCAGGATGGTAATATCCTGAAAAAAAGAATCAAACAAAGCAAAGGCGACAGCTGGGCTATCCGGCAGTCCATGCACAAGGATACTGTTTCAGGATTAGTAAAACTAAAGCTCGTCAAAACAGTCCCCTTATCTTCTGCATTGGATAATTGGGAAATGATCGTTGACAAGTCTTTTAAAAAGCATATTCAACAATTAGTGAAAGAGGGCGCTACTAAGAAAAGTCTCGTTAGCTTGTTCAAAAATGAAGGCGCCAGTTGGGAAGGTAAGGACATTTCCAGGCTGGATATCTATTACTGGGATATTGATAAGGAAGGCAAAGGCAATAATGCAGCATCCAGGGTCAGTATGAATGAAAAATTTGATACTGCCATGATACGCTGCATCACTGATACAGGCATCCAGCAGATAATGCTGAGGCACCTGGAAAAATACAATGAGATCAAAGACGACAAAGTAATTGAGCATCCAGCGATAGCCTTTTCTCCGGATGGGATTGATGAGATGAACAAAAATATTCAGGAACTGAACAATGGAAAACCCCACCAGCCGATCTATAAAGTCCGCACTTTTGAAGTTCGGGGTAACAAATTCCAGGTAGGCTCCACCGGCAACAAGACAAAGAAATATGTAGAAGCAGCCAAAGGGACGAACCTGTTTTTTGCGATCTATCAGGATGATAAGGGCAACCGTGTTTATGAGTCGATACCTTTAAACATAGTGATTGAAAGGCAGAAGCAGGATTTACCATCTGTCCCTGAAATAGATGGCAATGGCAATAAATTGCTAATGTTCTTATCTCCAAACGACCTGGTCTATGTTCCTAGCAGTGAACAAAGCGATCAGACGGCGTCACTAAATATTGATCCTGATCAAGTAGCCAATATGCAGGTATATAAAATGGTTAGTAGTTCCGGTTCTCAATGTTTTTTTGTTCGCCACGATATTGCTACACCTATTGTCAATAAGTTTGAATATTCGCCCGGCAATAAAATGGAGCGATCAATAGAAGGAGCTATGATAAAGGAGGTATGTACTAAAATTAAAGTTGACAGGTTAGGCAAGATCACGCAATCACATATAATAAATAATGCACATAACCGTTATAAGGTAAATAATGTGTAG